From a region of the Sander lucioperca isolate FBNREF2018 chromosome 8, SLUC_FBN_1.2, whole genome shotgun sequence genome:
- the creb1b gene encoding cyclic AMP-responsive element-binding protein 1b — protein MKMESVEVQQGVETAVTEAETQHITQAQIATLAQVTMTTGHASATGPTVTLVQLPNGQTVQVHGVIQAAQPSVIQSPQVQAVQISTIAESEDSQESVDSVTDCQKRREILSRRPSYRKILNDLSSDAPAVPRIEEERAEEDSSAAATPSITTVTVPTPIYQTSSGQYIAITQGGAIQLANNGTDGVQGIQTLTMTNAAAATQPGATILQYAQTSDGQQILVPSNQVVVQAASGDVQAYQIRAAPASTIAPGVVMASSPALPTQGATEEVTRKREVRLMKNREAARECRRKKKEYVKCLENRVAVLENQNKTLIEELKALKDLYCHKSE, from the exons ATGAAGATGGAGTCCGTGGAGGTTCAGCAGGGAGTGGAGACGGCTGTGACGGAGGCAGAAACCCAGCACATCACCCAGGCACAGATCGCTACTTTAGCACAG GTAACCATGACAACAGGCCACGCCTCAGCAACAGGTCCCACAGTAACGCTGGTACAGCTTCCTAACGGACAGACGGTTCAGGTCCACGGAGTGATCCAGGCTGCACAGCCGTCTGTTATACAGTCCCCACAGGTCCAGGCTGTACAG ATCTCCACCATAGCAGAAAGTGAGGATTCACAAGAGTCAGTAGACAGTGTCACTGACTGTCAGAAGCGCAGAGAGATTCTGTCACGACGCCCCtcttacag GAAAATCCTGAACGACCTTTCGTCCGACGCACCGGCTGTCCCTCGTATCGAGGAGGAAAGGGCTGAGGAGGATTCATCAGCTGCTGCCACACCTTCAATCACCACTGTTACTGTGCCCACACCCATCTACCAGACCAGCAGCGGACAATACA TTGCAATCACACAGGGAGGAGCCATTCAGCTGGCCAATAACGGTACAGATGGAGTCCAGGGCATCCAGACTCTGACCATGACCAACGCAGCAGCCGCCACCCAGCCTGGAGCCACCATCCTCCAGTACGCACAGACCAGCGACGGCCAGCAGATACTGGTTCCCAGTAACCAGGTCGTGGTCCAGG CTGCCTCCGGAGACGTCCAGGCCTATCAGATCCGAGCAGCCCCCGCCAGCACCATCGCCCCGGGTGTGGTCATGGCCTCATCCCCCGCCCTCCCCACCCAGGGTGCTACAGAGGAGGTCACTCGCAAACGGGAAGTCCGCCTCATGAAGAACAG AGAGGCAGCCCGTGAATGTCGCAGGAAGAAGAAGGAGTATGTTAAGTGTCTGGAAAACCGAGTGGCCGTCCTGGAGAACCAAAATAAGACACTAATCGAAGAACTGAAAGCCCTTAAAGACCTTTACTGCCATAAATCGGAGTAG